The following is a genomic window from Micrococcus cohnii.
CCTATCCGGGCACCCTCGAGCGGACCGACGATGGGTTTGTCGTCGACGGCCGCCCCGTCAAGCTCCTCGCCGAGTCCGACCCGGCGAAGCTGCCTTGGAACGAACTCGGCGTCGACGTCGTCATCGACTGCACCGGCATCTTCACCTCGGGGCCGGCGGCGCGGGCGCACCTGGACGCCGGCGCCAAGAAGGTCGTCATCTCGGCACCCGGCAAGCAGGTCGACGGAACCTTCGTGATGGGCGTCAACGAGCACACGTACGATCCGGCGTCGATGCACATCGTCTCGAACGCGTCCTGCACCACGAACTGCCTGGCGCCGATGGCGAAGGTGCTCAACGACGAGTTCGGCGTGGTCGACGGGATCATGACCACCATCCACGCCTACACCGGAGATCAGAACCTGCACGACAACGTCCACAAGAAGGACCGCCGCCGCGCTCGAGCCGCGGCACAGAACATGGTGCCCACCTCGACCGGGGCGGCCAAGGCCATTGGCGAGGTCATCCCGGAGCTCGAGGGCAAGCTCGACGGCTTCGCGATGCGCGTGCCGACCATCACCGGATCGGCCACCGACCTGACGGTCGAGCTGACCCGGCACGTCGAGGTTGAGGAGGTCAACGAGGCGTTCCGTCGGGCGGCCGAGTCCGATGCGCTGCGTGGCCGTCTGGTCTATTCGGAGGATCCGATCGTCTCCTCCGACATCGTGACCTCGCCCGCGGCCTGCACGTTCGACGCACCGCTGACCAAGTCGATCGGGCAGACGGTGAAGATCATCGGCTGGTACGACAACGAGTACGGCTATACCTGCCAGCTGCTCGACTTCACCTCGTACGTCGGCGCGCGGCTCTGACGCCTCGGCCACGCGGCCCGGCCCGGCCCCGTCGGCCGGGCCGGCCGCGTGTCGATAGACTTCCCGGCGGGCCTGCACGGCGTGCCGGCCGCCGATCGACGTGAGTTTCATTCCGCGCCAAGGAGGACGCAGATGACCGCCCAGACCCTGAAGGACCTTCTCGCCACGGACGTCGCAGGACGCACCGTGCTGATCCGCTCCGACCTCAATGTGCCGCTCGAGGGCACGACGGTCACCGACGACGGCCGCATCCGCGCCTCGTTGCCGGCGATCCGGGACCTGGCCGAGGCCGGGGCGAAGGTCATCGTCATGGCTCATCTGGGTCGCCCGAAGGGCACCGTCGACCCGGCGTTCTCGCTCGCCCCCGTCGCCGCCCGGATGAGCGAGCTGCTCGGCCGCGAGGTGCGCCTGGCCGCCGACGTCACGGGACAGGACGCTCGCGCCCAGGCCACCGCGCTCAGCTCAGGTGAGGTCCTGCTGCTCGAGAACGTGCGCTTCGACCCCCGCGAGACCTCCAAGGACGACGCCCAGCGCGCGGAGCTGGCCGCCGAGATGGCAGCACTGGCGGGCGAGGATGGCGCCTACGTGGGCGATGCCTTCGGCGCGGTGCACCGTAAGCACGCCTCGGTGTTCGACGTCGCGGCCCAGCTGCCGGCCCATCAGGGCCCGCTCGTGGCGACCGAACTGCAGGTGCTCACCCGTCTCACCGAGACTCCCGAGCGCGAGTACGTCGTGGTGCTCGGCGGTTCCAAGGTCTCGGACAAGCTCGCCGTGATCGACAACCTGCTCGACACGGCCGACACCCTGCTGATCGGCGGTGGCATGGTCTTCACGTTCCTCGCCGCCCAGGGCCATCGGGTCGGCTCCTCGCTGCTGGAGGAGGACCAGCTCGAGACGGTCAAGGAGTACCTGCGCCGTTCGGAACAGGGTGCCGCTCGGATCCTGCTGCCGACGGACATCGTCATGGCCTCCGGGTTCGCCAAGGACGCCGAGCATGAGGTGCTCCCGGTCGACGCGCTCACCACCGGCGCGCACGGCGACGCGGCCATGGGCCTGGACATCGGCCCGGACTCGGCCCGTGCGTTCGCCGCGCAGATCCGCGAGGCCAAGACCGTGTTCTGGAACGGCCCGATGGGCGTGTTCGAGTTCGAGGCGTTCGCGGCGGGCACCCGGACGGTCGCAGAGTCCCTGACCGAGGCCACCGCGAACGGCGGGCTGTCCGTCGTCGGCGGTGGCGACTCCGCGGCGGCCGTGCGCACACTGGGCTTCCAGGACGATGCCTTCGGCCATATCTCCACCGGCGGCGGCGCTTCGCTCGAGTACCTCGAGGGCAAGCAGCTGCCCGGCGTGGCCGCCCTGACCGGTTCGGAGGCCTGAGCCATGGCGGCGCAGCAGCGTGTCCCGCTCATCGCGGGCAACTGGAAGATGAACAAGGACCACCTCGAGGCCGTCACGCTCGTGCAGCAGGTGGCCTGGCAGCTCGGCGACGCCGACCACGACCCCGAGCGCGTCGAGGTGGCGGTGTTCCCGCCGTTCACCGACCTGCGCAGCGTCCAGACGCTGGTGAGCGGGGATCGTCTGGACCTGGCCTACGGTGCGCAGGACCTCTCGCCCGAGAGCTCCGGCGCGTTCACGGGCGACGTCTCGGGGCAGTTCCTGGCACGGCTGGGCTGCCGCTACGTGATCGTCGGCCACTCGGAGCGCCGCACCATCCATGGGGAGGACGACGCCCTGGTCGCCCGCAAGGTGGCGGCCGCCGTGGAGCACGGGGTAATTCCCGTGCTGTGCGTCGGCGAAGGACTGGACGTGCGTCAGGCCGGACGCCACGTCGAGCACACACTCGCCCAGCTCGACGCCGCACTCGCGGACCTCACTGTCGAGCACATCAGCCAGATCGTCGTCGCCTATGAGCCGGTGTGGGCCATCGGCACCGGCGAGGTCGCGTCCGCGGCCGACGCACAGCAGATGTGCGCGGCCCTGCGGCAGCGGATTGAGGAGCTCACGAACGCCGAGACGGCGGACACCGTCCGTCTGCTGTACGGCGGGTCGGTGAAGTCCTCGAGTGCGCCCGAGCTGCTCGCGCAACAGGACGTGGATGGCGCACTCGTGGGCGGCGCCAGTCTGGACGCGGACGAGTTTGTTAGGATCGTGCAGTTCGACACGGCAGTTTGAGCCTCGCTCAGCTCCCGGTCGGCCTCGTCGCCCCGACGTCCCGGACACCGAGACGACGTTCGGGCGGACGCGGTCCGACACCGACAGAGACAGTCAGACATCGAGGAGTGATGTGACGTGGACGGCCTCCTGCTGGTCCTGAAGATCCTGGTCGCCGTCTCGAGCGTGTTCCTGATTCTGCTCATCCTGCTCCACAAGGGGCGTGGCGGCGGCGTCTCGGACATGTTCGGCGGTGGGGTGTCCTCGTCGATGAGCGCCTCTGGCAGCTCGCAGAAGCTGCTGACGCGCACGACCGTCACCATCGCGGTGCTCTGGGCGGCGATGATCGTACTGATCGGCGTGTTCAGCCGCCTCAACGTCGACTCCTGAGCGGAGGGCGCACAGGGCCGCTCGGCGGTTTCCGACCTCAGCGCCCCACAGGAACAGGCCCCCGAACGCCATGCGGCGCACGGGGGCCTGTTCGGTGTCCGCGGCGCCGAGCCACGGCCCGGACCGAGCGCATCTGCGGGCTCAGCCGGCGGCGGCCTCATCGAGCCACCACACGGTGCGGCGGCGCCCATCCACGAGGGAGGCCGGCAGAGCGGGGTCACGACGGCCGGCCTCACGTGCGGCCACCACGGACGCGACCGCGTCGGCCTTGTCTGCACCCGCCACCGTGAACCACACCTGGTCCGCGGCACCGATCGCCTCGAGCGTCAGGGACAGGCGCTCAGACGGGGGCTTCGGCGACTGGCGGACGGCGACGACGGGCATGCCCGCGGCGTCCAGGCCCGGGTGGCCGGGAAACAGGCTCGCCACGTGTGCGTCCGGACCCATGCCCAGCAGCACCACGTCGAATGCGGGTGTCGGCGTCAGGGCGGTGGCCGCCTGGCGCGCGGCGGTGTCCAGGTCCGCGGAATCGGAGCGCGCGGGGAACCGATGCACGTTCGGGGCCCGCAGCGCGCGCGGCGTGCGGGCGGTGAGCCGCATCAGCTCGGCCAGACCGGCGTCCATCGCCTGCTGGTCGTTGCGGTCCTCGTGCGCGGTCGGCACCCATCTTTCGTCACCGAACCAGAAGTGCACCCGCGAGAAGTCGATGTCACCGACCGCGGGGCACTCGGGCAGGGCCGCGACGACCGCGATGCCCGTGCTGCCACCGGTGAGCACCAGGTCGGCGCGGCCACGTTCGGCGACAGCACGGCCGGCCACGGCGAGCAGCTCCTGCGCGCACGCGGTCGCCAGCGCGCCACGATCGGGATGGACATGTCGGATCTCAGCGTTCACTGGCCTGCACCGCCTTCAGATCTGTGCCGGGCAACCCCCGGCTGAGCACGTCGCCGAGGATCTCGTCGGGGTCCAGGCGCCGCATCTCCTCGGCGAGACAGTCCTGGTCGGTGCGTCGGGGCAGGGAGATTCGCTGCACGGGCCGCCCCTGCTGGTAGAGCTTGGCCACCTCCGACTGGCTGCGGGAGAGCACGACGTCGCCCGCGCGCCGCCGCAGCCGCACCGCACGGATTCCGTGGCCTCGCTTCGAATGGGCGATCGTGACGGGCACCGACAGGCACAGCGCCAGCCAGGAGGCCAGCAGCAGAGTCGAGGGAGAGTCCGGGGCGCCGTCGACGGTGACCGACTCGACGGACGCGGGGTCCAGATCGTCGAGAATGGCCGCGACCTGGATGCGCCAGAGCGTTAAACGGGTCCAGGCCATGTCCGTGTCCCCGGCCCGGTGCCCGTCACGTCGACGCCACAGGCCGCGTTCGGCGTGGGGCGCGGCCGCGGTGTCCGTGATGCGTCGGTGGGCCAGACGGCCGAGCGGGGTCTCGGACGGGACCGCGGGCGCCTCGCCGGGCCACCACACGACGATCGGCGCGTCCGGCAGCAGCAGAGCGGCCACCAGTGACTCGTCGGGGCGGGCGTTGGCGCCGGAGCCGCGCAGGATCACCACGTCGGAGGCGCCGGCGTCCCCGCCGACACGCAGCTCGGCGTCGAGACGGTCCGGGCCGTCGGGGTCGCCGAGAGCGAGCAGGATGATCCGGCACGGATGCTCCAGGGAGGCCGCGTTGGCCGCGGTCAGCGCGGATTCGAGCCCGGGCTCGTCGGTGCTGATCACCAGGGTGAGCACGCGGCCGAGCGTGACGACCCCGCTGGCCTCGCGCAGCGCGGTGATCCGCTTGGCCACCTTCGAGGTGGTGGTGTCCTCCATCAGGATCTTCACGGGCGCCTCCAGGATCGTCCGTCGCGGGCCAGCAGCTCATGGGCGGATTCGGGGCCCCAGGAACCGGGCTGATACGGCTCTGGCTGTGTCTGCAGCGATTCCCAGTGCCGTTCGAACGGATCCACGATCCGCCAGGACAGCTCGACCTCCTGCTGCCGGGGGAACAGCGGCGGCTCGCCGAGCAGCACGTCGAGGATGAGCCGCTCGTACGCCTCGGGGGAGTCCTCGGTGAACGCGTGCCCGTAGCCGAAGTCCATCGTCACGTCGCGGACCTCGGACTGTGTGCCGGGGACCTTCGAGGCGAACCGCATCGTCACGCCCTCGTCGGGCTGGACGCGGATCACGATGGTGTTCTGCCCGAAGGCGTCGCCGGGATGCGGCGGGAACAGCAGATGCGGCGGCTGCTTGAAGACCACCGCGATCTCCGTGACCCGGCGGCCCAGACGCTTGCCCGCCCGCAGGTAGAAGGGCACACCCTGCCAGCGGCGGGTGCGGATGCCGACCTTCAGCGCGGCGAATGTCTCGGTCGTGGAGGCGGGGTTGAACCCCTCCTCGTCGAGGAACCCGGTGACCTGCTCCCCGCCCTGCCAACCGGAGGTGTACTGTCCGCGGGCGCTGGACGCGTGCAGTCCCTCGGGGGTGTCCGGCACCTCGACGGCCGCCAGGACCTTCTCCTTCTCCGCGCGCAGGTGGTCAGCGTGGAAGGAGATGGGCTCCTCCATGGCCGTCAGCGCCAGCAGCTGCAGCAGATGGTTCTGGATGACGTCGCGGGCCGCCCCCACGCCGTCGTAATACGACGCGCGCCCGCCGATGCCGATGTCCTCGGCCATCGTGATCTGCACGTGGTCCACGTGCTCGGCGCTCCACAGCGGCTCGAACATCCGGTTGGCGAACCGGAAGGCCAGGATGTTCTGGACGGTCTCCTTGCCCAGATAGTGGTCGATGCGAAACACCGACTCGGGTGGGAACACGCGTTCGATGACGGCATTGAGCTCCTGGGCGCTGGCCAGATCGTGGCCGAAGGGCTTCTCGATGACCACCCGCCGCCACGGGGCCTGCGGGTCCTGCGAATGCACCGCCAGGCCCGCCTCGGCCAGCTGACGGCACACCTCCTCGAACCAGCTCGGCGGGATGGAGAGGTAGAAGGCGGTGTTGGCGCGCGTGCCCCGGGAGGACTCGAGTTCACCGAGCACGTCCACGAGCCGTGCGTAGGCCGCGTCGTCATCGAAAGCGCCGGAGATGAAGCGCAGCCCGCCGGAGAACTGGTGCCACACAGTCTCGTTGAAGGGGGTCCGGGCACCGGCCTCGACGGCGGCTCGGACGTACTCGGCGAACTGCTCGTCGCTCCAGTCACGCCGGCCGAAGCCGACGAGCGAGAAACCCGGTGGCAGCAGGCCGCGGCCGGCGAGGTCGTACATGGCCGGCAGCAGCTTCTTGCGGGCCAGGTCGCCGGTCACCCCGAACAGGACCAGAGATGAGGGACCCGCGATGCGGGTGAGGCGGCGGTCGCGCGGGTCACGGAGAGGATTGGCGTGCATGATCGGCTCAGAGGGTGTCGACGGCGCGGCGCACCGCCGCCAGCCCGGCGGCGCGATCGGTCAGGTGCAGGCTCAGGACGGGGCGGCCCTGCTCTCGCAGCACCGCGGCGTCGCCGCGGGCCTGCGCAGCGATGAGCCGATTGAGGCCGAACGGTTGGCCGGGGACCATCAGGTCCGGTTCGGCGTCCGCGGTGATCTGCAGGAACACGCCCGTGGCCGGCCCGCCCTTGTGCAGCTGTCCGGTGGAGTGCAGGAACCGCGGACCCCAGCCGAAGGTCACGGGCCGACCGGCCGCCCGGGCCAGCGCGGGGCGCAGGTCAGCGGCCGCCGAGTCGGCCTGTCGGTCCAGATAGGCGTGAATCGCGAGGTAGCCGTGCTCGCCAAGCCGGTCGAGCAGCCGGCGCAGCGCCTCGGTCAGGTCGGCGGGCCGGGACCCGTCGGGCAGGCCCGTGACGCGGACGCCGTCGACCTCGATGCCCGGATCCTGCTGCTCCGCGGGCGCGTCGAGCAGGCCGCGGGCCGCAGACTTGGCCGCCTCGACGTCGGGCTGGTCGAACGGGTTGATGCCCAGCAGACGGCCAGCGACGGCGGTCGCGGCCTCCCACACGAGCAGCTGCGCACCGAGGCGCCCCCAGACGCGCACGCCGTGCTCGGGCATGACCGCACCGTCGGCGTCCTCGCCCAGCACGATGCGCAGCACGTCCGCCGCCCCCGTGGTGGCCTCCGGTGCCTCGACTTCGGCGACGACGGGAAGCAGCCCGGTTCCGGACTTGCCGGTGGACTCGGCCAGCAGCTGCTCGGCCCAGTCCCCGAAGCCGACGATCGAGGTGCCGTCCTCGGTGATCAGGAGTTTGTCGCGCAGAGGTTCGGTTCCCCCGAGCGCGGCGCCCAACTGCAGGGCCGGGTTCTCGGGCGCGTCCTCGAGCACGAGATCGAGCACGGCTTCTGCGTCATCGAGCAGGCTCTCCACATCGGCCCCGGCCAACCCCGCCGGCACGAGACCGAACGCGGTCAGGGCGGAGAACCGACCGCCGACGTGAGGATCGGCCTCGAACACGGCGCGACAGCCTTCGTCGGCCGCCGTCCGCGCCAGGGGGGATCCCGGGTCGGTGACCACGACGGTGCGGGAGGCGGCATCGAGACCGGCGCGCGTCATCGCCTCCGTGACGATCCGCCGCTGCGAATCGGTTTCGACCGTCGAGCCGGACTTCGAGGAGACCACGAGCACCGTGCGCTCCAGGTCGGTGAGGGCGGCGGCCACCTGCTGCGGGTCGGTCGAGTCGAGCACCGTCAGCGCGACGCCCTCGGTCGCGGCGATGACCTCAGGAGCCAGCGATGAGCCGCCCATCCCGGCCAGCAGGACGCGGTCGACGCCCTCGGCGGCGAGCTCCTTGCGCAGCTGGCTGATTCGCTGCGGCAGCGGGCGGGACACGTCGACGGCGTCGAGCCAGCCGAGGCGGATCGAGGCCTCCTGCTCGGCCTCAGGGCCCCACAGGGTCGCGTCGTGGTCGCCCAGGCGTGAGGCGAACCGCTCGGCGACGAGCGCGTCGACGTGACGGTCGATGGCGGCGAGGGCGTCTCCGGTGGCGCTGAGGCCGAAGGTGCTCATCAGGGGGGTGTCCTTTCGCGGAAGAGGTGCGGCTCGTCGGTCGGGCTAGGACGCGGCGGGGGAGTCGGAGGGGCCAGAGGCCTCGTCGCGGGCACGGGCCAGACCCTGTTCGGCGGTGTCCAGCATGGCCTCCCACGCGGCGACGAATGCGGCAATCCCCGCGCCCTCGAGCGTGTCGACGACGTCGGAGTAGTCGACGCCGGCACGACCGACCGCGTCCAGGTGCGCGTCGGCGGCCGCGTAGCCGACGGCGCGAGCGTCCTCATCAGCGGCGGACAGGCGAACTCCGTGCTCGGCCACGGCGTGCAGCGTCGCCTCGGGCAGCGTGATCACGGTGTTCGGCGCCGCCAGACCACTGACGTAGGCGTCGGCGGGCAGGGCGGGGTCCTTGACGCTGGTCGAGGCCCACAGAGGACGCAGGGCCGGGGCGCCGGCGGCGGCCAGCAGGCGCCACCGTTCGGTCTGCGCAGACTCGACGATGATGCGGTGGGCGAGTCGGGCGTTGGCCAGGCCGGCGCCGCGGAACAGGGACTCGTCGGCGCCGAGTCGCCGCAGACGAGTGTCCACCTCCGTGTCCACGCGCGAGACGAACAGGGACGCGACGGCGTGGATCCGGCGCAGGTCCCGCCCCGCGGTGCGGGCCCTCTCCAGCCCGGCCAGCCAGGCGTTGACGACCTCGCGGACACGCGGCAGAGAGAAGATCAGGGTCACGTTGACGCTGATCCCGGCGGCCAGGACCTCGGTGATCGCCGGCAGGCACGCCTGCGTGGCCGGGATCTTCACCATGAGGTTCTCCCGGTCGATCGCGGCGGCCAGCCGCTGGGCCTGGGTGACGGTGGCGCTCGGGTCCTGGGCCAGACGGGGGTCGACCTCGATCGAGACGAACCCGTCTCGGCCGCCGGTGCGCTCGTGCACCGGCGCCAGCACATCGGCTGCCTGCGCGACGTCACGGCAGGTCAGCTCGTGCACCGCGGTGGCCGCGTCCGTGCCGCGCGCGGCGAGTTCTTGCAGCTGCGGCAGATAGGCCTCGGCGTCGGTCAGGGCCTTCTGGAAGATCGTCGGGTTCGTCGTCACCCCGCTGATCTGGCGCGTCGTCACGAGGTTCGCCAGGTCGCCGTTCTGCAGACGGGTCCGCGACAGATCATCCAGCCAGAGGGACACCCCGGCCTGGCTCAGAGCGCGCGTGTGCGGGTCAGGTGAGCGTGGTGCGGTCTTCTCGGTGTTCATGTGTGGTCCTTCTCGGTGCGGACGGGGTGCTCGGCGCCGTGCCGGGCCTGCTCGTCGAGCAGGCGCCGCGCCGTGTCCACGACGTGGGCCTGCGTGAAACCGTACTTCTCCATGAGCCGCGTGCCAGGGGCCGACTCGCCGTAATGTTCCAGGCTGATGCGCGCGCCCCGGCTGGTGCTGGTCACGGTGTACTCATGCCAGCCCTGAGCGATGCCCGCCTCGATCGAGATCCGCACCGGCGCGTCGGGACCCTCCGGCAGGACGTGGTGCCGATAGGCCTCGTCCTGGTCGACGAACCACTCGAGGCAGGGCGCCGAGACGACGCGGGTCGGCACCCCCTCCTGCTGCAGGCGGTTGCGGGCCTGCACGGCGACCTGCACCTCGGACCCGGTGGCGATCAGCAGCACCCGGGGCGCGCTCGTGTGGCCCTCGACATCACGGGCCTCCTGAAGCACGTAGGCCCCGCGCGCCGTGCCCGCGGCGCTCGCGCAGGCCTCGGCCCCGCCGTCGAGGTCGGCGCGGGGCAGGACGGGCAGCGCCTGCCGGGACAGCACGATCCCGGCCGGACGCCCGCGGCGGCCGAGCACGGTGTGCCACGCCCACGCGGTCTCGTTGGCGTCGGCCGGTCGCACGACGTCCAAACCCGGGATCGCCCGCAGCGCGGCCAGGTGCTCGACCGGCTGGTGGGTCGGTCCGTCCTCGCCCAGGCCGATGGAGTCGTGCGTCCACACGTGCACGCTCGGGGTGCCCATCAGTGCCGCCAGCCGCAGGGCAGGCCTCTGGTAGTCGGAGAAAGTCAGGAACGTGCCGGCGTAGGCACGGGTCAGCCCGCCCAGGGCGATCCCGTTGACGATGCAGGCGGCGGCGAACTCGCGGATCCCGAAGTGCAGGGTGCGTCCGTGCGGACCGCCGCGGAACGCTGCCGTCTGCCGATCGGCTGGAAGGAACGAGGGCTCGCCGGCCATCGTGGTGTTGTTCGATCCGGCCAGATCCGCCGAGCCGCCCCACAGCTCGGGCATCACCTCGGCCAGCGCGGAGAGCACCTGCCCGGAGGCGGCACGGGTCGCCACGCTCTTCTCATCGGCGTTCCAGGTCGGGAAAGCGGCGTCGAAGCCTTCGGGCAGGCGCTGCTCTCGCAGCCGGTCATACAGCCGCGCGGCCTCGGGTCGCTCGGCGCGCCAGCGCTGCAGCGCCTGCTCCCAGTCGGCGCGCCGCACCGCCGCCCGCTCACGCAGCCGCCGGGAACGCTCGAGCAGGGCGGGATCGACCGCGAAGCTCTCCTGCGGGTCGAAGCCGAGAGCGCGCTTGGTCGCGGCCAGCTCCTCGGCGCCGAGCGCGGCGCCGTGAACGCCACCGGTGTTCTGCTTGGTGGGAGCGGGCCAGCCGATCACAGTGCGCAGCCGAATCAGCGTCGGGGCATCGGTCGTCCGCTTCGCCCGTGCCAGAGCGTCGTAGAGGGAGCGTGGGTCCTCTCGGTAGTGAGGCACCTCGTGGCCCTCGGTGCCGCCGGTGAAGTCCACATCGAGCACCTGCCAGCCCAGCGCACGGTAGCGCTGCGCCACATCCTCGGTGAACGCCACGTCCGTGTCGTCCTCGATCGAGATCCGGTTGGCGTCGTAGACGACGACGAGATTGCCCAGACGCTGGTGACCGGCGAGCGAGGCGGCCTCGTTCGTGACGCCTTCCTGAATGTCGCCGTCGGAGGCGATGACGAAGACATGGTGGTCGAAGGGCGAGGCGCCCGCCGCGGTGTCGGGGTCCAGCAGGCCCCGCAGGCGGCGCTGGTCATAGGCGAAGCCGACGGCGGTGGCCAGTCCCTGGCCGAGTGGCCCGGTGGTCATCTCGACGTGGTCGGTGTGGTGGACCTCGGGATGCCCCGGCGTCTTGGAGCCCTCGGTCCGCAGCGCCCGGATGTCGTCGAGCTCGAGCCCGGCGCCGGCGGCGAACAGCTGCAGGTACAGCGTCAGGGACGCATGCCCGGCCGAGAGGATGAAGCGGTCGCGACCGGGCCAGTGCGGGTCGCGGGGGTCGAGGTGCATGACGTTCTGGAACAGCTGCCAGGCCACGGGGGCGAGCGACATCGCGGTGCCCGGATGCCCGTGCCCGGCATGTTCGACGGCGTCGGCCGCGAGCACCCGCAGGGTGTCCACCATGGCCTTGTCCTGGCTCTCGTACACGTACTCGCGCGCCGGGCGGAGGCGGTCCAGGGGGACAGGAAGCTCAGCCATGGTGATCTCCTCACAGCGTGTGTCGCCGTCGGTGCGGCAGGACTGTTCGCCAGCCTAACGCCGACGGTGGCGGCGTGCGTGCCGTCACCGGGCCCATCAGTGTGCTGGCGGGTATGATCGTCGGTGATCTTCGCGCGTCCGCACCTGTGTTGCCGGTGCGGGTCGTGCCTGTCCTGTCCCCGCACCGTGAGAAGTCGATGTCATCCACCGTGGAGCCGTCCGTCACCGCCGCCGAAGGCGTCGTGAGCCGCGAGCCGGAGCCTGCGGGCCCCCCGCGGCCGTTGAGCCTGCGCCGCAAGGCGAAGGCTTACCTCGAGCTGACGAAACCGCGCGTCATCGAGCTGTTGCTGGTGACGACACTGCCCACGATGATCTTCGCCCAGCGCGGTTTCCCGGACCTGGTCACGATGGCCGCCACGCTGATCGGTGGCGCGATGGCCGCGGGGGCTTCGGGTGCGTTCAACTGCTACATCGACCGCGACATCGACCGTGTGATGAAGCGGACGGAACGACGCCCGCTCGTCACCGGTGAGGTCACCCCCCGTGAGGCCTTGGTCTTCTCCTGGGTGCTCACCGCGCTCTCGCTGGTGATCCTGTACGTCGGCGCGAATCTGTTGGCGGCCGCGCTCGGGGCCGCCGCCATTTTCTTCTACGTGGTCGTGTATTCGCTGGTGCTCAAGCGACGCACCGAGCAGAACATCGTGTGGGGCGGCATCGCCGGCTGCTTCCCGGTGCTGATCGCGTGGGCCGCCGTGCGTGAGAGCGTCGAGTGGCCGGCGGTCATCCTGTTCGTCGTCATCTTCCTGTGGACGCCGCCGCACTATTGGCCGCTGTCCATGAAGTACAAGCGTGACTACCAGGAGGCCGATGTGCCCATGCTCGGCGCCGTCGCCTCCGCGCGCCTGGTGTCGAACCAGGTCGTGCTGTACGCATGGGCCACCGTGGTGTGCTCGCTGCTGCTCGTCCCGCTGGGCTGGGCCGGCATCGTCTACACCGCCGTCGCGGTGGGCGTGGGCGGCTGGTTCGTGTGGGAGTCACACGTGCTGCAGCGCCAGGCCCAGAGCCCGGACTTCGAGGACCGCAAGGCCATGCGTGTCTTCCACCTGTCGATCAGCTACCTCACGCTGCTGTTCATCGCCCTGGCGGTCGATCCGTTCGTCGGCGCGCCGCTCATGCAGTTCGGCGCCTGAGGCACCGCCCGCGGCGCCGACACCACGACGGCCCCGCCTCCCATCCGGGAGGCGGGGCCGTTCTCTCGTGTGGCGGAGCCCGCGCCGGC
Proteins encoded in this region:
- the tal gene encoding transaldolase, which translates into the protein MNTEKTAPRSPDPHTRALSQAGVSLWLDDLSRTRLQNGDLANLVTTRQISGVTTNPTIFQKALTDAEAYLPQLQELAARGTDAATAVHELTCRDVAQAADVLAPVHERTGGRDGFVSIEVDPRLAQDPSATVTQAQRLAAAIDRENLMVKIPATQACLPAITEVLAAGISVNVTLIFSLPRVREVVNAWLAGLERARTAGRDLRRIHAVASLFVSRVDTEVDTRLRRLGADESLFRGAGLANARLAHRIIVESAQTERWRLLAAAGAPALRPLWASTSVKDPALPADAYVSGLAAPNTVITLPEATLHAVAEHGVRLSAADEDARAVGYAAADAHLDAVGRAGVDYSDVVDTLEGAGIAAFVAAWEAMLDTAEQGLARARDEASGPSDSPAAS
- the tkt gene encoding transketolase, producing the protein MAELPVPLDRLRPAREYVYESQDKAMVDTLRVLAADAVEHAGHGHPGTAMSLAPVAWQLFQNVMHLDPRDPHWPGRDRFILSAGHASLTLYLQLFAAGAGLELDDIRALRTEGSKTPGHPEVHHTDHVEMTTGPLGQGLATAVGFAYDQRRLRGLLDPDTAAGASPFDHHVFVIASDGDIQEGVTNEAASLAGHQRLGNLVVVYDANRISIEDDTDVAFTEDVAQRYRALGWQVLDVDFTGGTEGHEVPHYREDPRSLYDALARAKRTTDAPTLIRLRTVIGWPAPTKQNTGGVHGAALGAEELAATKRALGFDPQESFAVDPALLERSRRLRERAAVRRADWEQALQRWRAERPEAARLYDRLREQRLPEGFDAAFPTWNADEKSVATRAASGQVLSALAEVMPELWGGSADLAGSNNTTMAGEPSFLPADRQTAAFRGGPHGRTLHFGIREFAAACIVNGIALGGLTRAYAGTFLTFSDYQRPALRLAALMGTPSVHVWTHDSIGLGEDGPTHQPVEHLAALRAIPGLDVVRPADANETAWAWHTVLGRRGRPAGIVLSRQALPVLPRADLDGGAEACASAAGTARGAYVLQEARDVEGHTSAPRVLLIATGSEVQVAVQARNRLQQEGVPTRVVSAPCLEWFVDQDEAYRHHVLPEGPDAPVRISIEAGIAQGWHEYTVTSTSRGARISLEHYGESAPGTRLMEKYGFTQAHVVDTARRLLDEQARHGAEHPVRTEKDHT
- a CDS encoding heme o synthase — its product is MSSTVEPSVTAAEGVVSREPEPAGPPRPLSLRRKAKAYLELTKPRVIELLLVTTLPTMIFAQRGFPDLVTMAATLIGGAMAAGASGAFNCYIDRDIDRVMKRTERRPLVTGEVTPREALVFSWVLTALSLVILYVGANLLAAALGAAAIFFYVVVYSLVLKRRTEQNIVWGGIAGCFPVLIAWAAVRESVEWPAVILFVVIFLWTPPHYWPLSMKYKRDYQEADVPMLGAVASARLVSNQVVLYAWATVVCSLLLVPLGWAGIVYTAVAVGVGGWFVWESHVLQRQAQSPDFEDRKAMRVFHLSISYLTLLFIALAVDPFVGAPLMQFGA
- a CDS encoding glucose-6-phosphate isomerase, with translation MSTFGLSATGDALAAIDRHVDALVAERFASRLGDHDATLWGPEAEQEASIRLGWLDAVDVSRPLPQRISQLRKELAAEGVDRVLLAGMGGSSLAPEVIAATEGVALTVLDSTDPQQVAAALTDLERTVLVVSSKSGSTVETDSQRRIVTEAMTRAGLDAASRTVVVTDPGSPLARTAADEGCRAVFEADPHVGGRFSALTAFGLVPAGLAGADVESLLDDAEAVLDLVLEDAPENPALQLGAALGGTEPLRDKLLITEDGTSIVGFGDWAEQLLAESTGKSGTGLLPVVAEVEAPEATTGAADVLRIVLGEDADGAVMPEHGVRVWGRLGAQLLVWEAATAVAGRLLGINPFDQPDVEAAKSAARGLLDAPAEQQDPGIEVDGVRVTGLPDGSRPADLTEALRRLLDRLGEHGYLAIHAYLDRQADSAAADLRPALARAAGRPVTFGWGPRFLHSTGQLHKGGPATGVFLQITADAEPDLMVPGQPFGLNRLIAAQARGDAAVLREQGRPVLSLHLTDRAAGLAAVRRAVDTL